One part of the Arabidopsis thaliana chromosome 4, partial sequence genome encodes these proteins:
- a CDS encoding homeobox protein (unknown protein; BEST Arabidopsis thaliana protein match is: unknown protein (TAIR:AT1G78170.1); Has 68 Blast hits to 68 proteins in 13 species: Archae - 0; Bacteria - 0; Metazoa - 0; Fungi - 0; Plants - 64; Viruses - 0; Other Eukaryotes - 4 (source: NCBI BLink).): MLEFLDKGNLNWLLKKPKIASSYCMEAEEGSRKRKVQEFLANDEIFKRSDESQNLIVSPFDHKRRRFNEDSKNMNNNIEEGYNHHHMSLDLELNLSPSLIDLNHHHDLSNYNKGYEEDERKKKMMEKGSVLGLETKKSMSRVAFDLDDDCCDRGDGVGGRSEEEMVARVCMKCHMLVMLCKASPACPNCKFMHSPEDTSLSLLFTPKPSLSA, encoded by the exons ATGTTAGAATTTCTAGACAAAGGAAATCTAAACTGGTTgctgaagaaaccaaagatcGCTTCGTCTTATTGCATGGAAGCTGAGGAAGGttctagaaaaagaaaggttcAAGAATTTTTAGCAAATGATGAGATTTTCAAAAGATCCGACGAATCTCAAAACCTTATCGTTTCTCCCTTTGATCATAAG agaagaagattcaatgaagattcaaaaaatatgaataataatatagaagaAGGATATAATCACCACCACATGAGCCTTGATCTTGAACTCAACTTGTCACCATCTCTCATCGATctaaatcatcatcatgatctaAGTAATTACAACAAAGGTTatgaggaagatgaaaggaagaagaagatgatggagaaggGTTCGGTGTTGGGGCTAGAGACAAAGAAAAGCATGTCAAGGGTTGCTTTTGATCTCGATGACGATTGTTGCGACCGCGGTGATGGTGTTGGTGGCAGAAGCGAGGAAGAGATGGTGGCGAGAGTGTGCATGAAGTGCCATATGTTAGTGATGCTGTGTAAAGCGTCACCGGCTTGCCCTAATTGCAAGTTTATGCATTCACCTGAAGACACCTCTCTCTCACTTCTTTTTACTCCTAAGCCAAGTTTGTCAGCTTAG
- the CRY1 gene encoding cryptochrome 1 (cryptochrome 1 (CRY1); CONTAINS InterPro DOMAIN/s: Rossmann-like alpha/beta/alpha sandwich fold (InterPro:IPR014729), Cryptochrome/DNA photolyase, class 1 conserved site, C-terminal (InterPro:IPR018394), DNA photolyase, N-terminal (InterPro:IPR006050), Cryptochrome C-terminal (InterPro:IPR020978), DNA photolyase, FAD-binding/Cryptochrome, C-terminal (InterPro:IPR005101), Cryptochrome, plant (InterPro:IPR014134), Cryptochrome/DNA photolyase, class 1 (InterPro:IPR002081); BEST Arabidopsis thaliana protein match is: cryptochrome 2 (TAIR:AT1G04400.1); Has 30201 Blast hits to 17322 proteins in 780 species: Archae - 12; Bacteria - 1396; Metazoa - 17338; Fungi - 3422; Plants - 5037; Viruses - 0; Other Eukaryotes - 2996 (source: NCBI BLink).), translated as MSGSVSGCGSGGCSIVWFRRDLRVEDNPALAAAVRAGPVIALFVWAPEEEGHYHPGRVSRWWLKNSLAQLDSSLRSLGTCLITKRSTDSVASLLDVVKSTGASQIFFNHLYDPLSLVRDHRAKDVLTAQGIAVRSFNADLLYEPWEVTDELGRPFSMFAAFWERCLSMPYDPESPLLPPKKIISGDVSKCVADPLVFEDDSEKGSNALLARAWSPGWSNGDKALTTFINGPLLEYSKNRRKADSATTSFLSPHLHFGEVSVRKVFHLVRIKQVAWANEGNEAGEESVNLFLKSIGLREYSRYISFNHPYSHERPLLGHLKFFPWAVDENYFKAWRQGRTGYPLVDAGMRELWATGWLHDRIRVVVSSFFVKVLQLPWRWGMKYFWDTLLDADLESDALGWQYITGTLPDSREFDRIDNPQFEGYKFDPNGEYVRRWLPELSRLPTDWIHHPWNAPESVLQAAGIELGSNYPLPIVGLDEAKARLHEALSQMWQLEAASRAAIENGSEEGLGDSAEVEEAPIEFPRDITMEETEPTRLNPNRRYEDQMVPSITSSLIRPEEDEESSLNLRNSVGDSRAEVPRNMVNTNQAQQRRAEPASNQVTAMIPEFNIRIVAESTEDSTAESSSSGRRERSGGIVPEWSPGYSEQFPSEENGIGGGSTTSSYLQNHHEILNWRRLSQTG; from the exons ATGTCTGGTTCTGTATCTGGTTGTGGTTCTGGTGGTTGTAGTATTGTATGGTTTAGAAGAGATCTTAGGGTTGAAGATAATCCAGCTTTAGCAGCAGCAGTAAGAGCTGGTCCAGTGATTGCTCTGTTTGTTTGGgcaccagaagaagaaggacacTATCATCCAGGTAGGGTTTCTAGGTGGTGGCTCAAGAACAGTTTGGCTCAGCTTGATTCTTCTCTTAGAAGTCTTGGTACTTGTCTTATCACCAAGAGATCTACTGATAGTGttgcttctcttcttgatGTTGTTAAATCCACTGGTGCTTCTCAGATCTTCTTCAACCATTTGTATG ATCCATTGTCTTTGGTGCGTGATCACCGAGCTAAAGATGTTTTGACGGCGCAAGGCATAGCGGTTCGATCATTCAACGCAGACTTGCTTTATGAGCCATGGGAAGTGACTGATGAATTAGGCCGTCCTTTCTCTATGTTTGCTGCGTTTTGGGAGAGATGTCTTAGTATGCCTTATGACCCTGAgtctcctcttcttccaccTAAGAAGATCATttcag GGGATGTGTCTAAATGTGTTGCGGATCCATTGGTGTTTGAGGATGACTCTGAGAAAGGAAGCAATGCACTTCTGGCTCGTGCTTGGTCTCCTGGATGGAGTAATGGTGATAAAGCTCTCACAACGTTTATAAACGGTCCATTGCTTGAATACTCTAAGAACCGCAGAAAAGCCGATAGTGCTACAACCTCGTTTCTTTCTCCACACTTGCATTTTGGGGAAGTGAGTGTGAGAAAAGTTTTTCATCTTGTTCGGATCAAACAGGTCGCGTGGGCAAACGAAGGAAACGAGGCCGGGGAAGAAAGCGTGAATCTTTTCCTGAAATCTATTGGTCTCAGGGAGTATTCTAGGTACATAAGTTTTAACCATCCATATTCCCATGAAAGACCACTTCTTGGCCATCTAAAGTTCTTCCCTTGGGCTGTGGATGAGAACTATTTCAAGGCATGGAGGCAAGGCCGGACTGGATATCCGTTGGTCGATGCCGGGATGAGAGAGTTATGGGCTACTGGTTGGTTGCATGATCGCATAAGAGTAGTTGTTTCAAGCTTCTTTGTTAAAGTGCTTCAATTACCATGGAGATGGGGGATGAAGTATTTCTGGGACACACTTCTTGATGCGGATTTAGAAAGCGATGCTCTTGGTTGGCAATACATTACCGGTACTCTCCCGGATAGCCGGGAGTTTGATCGCATAGATAACCCTCAGTTTGAAGGGTACAAGTTTGATCCAAATGGTGAATACGTAAGGCGATGGCTTCCTGAACTCTCTAGACTCCCGACAGACTGGATACATCATCCGTGGAACGCACCTGAGTCCGTTCTTCAAGCTGCTGGTATCGAGCTTGGATCAAACTATCCTCTACCAATTGTAGGATTAGACGAAGCAAAAGCACGGCTTCATGAAGCGCTTTCACAGATGTGGCAACTAGAAGCTGCTTCAAGAGCTGCAATAGAGAACGGATCCGAAGAAGGACTTGGAGATTCTGCTGAGGTAGAGGAAGCTCCTATAGAGTTCCCAAGGGACATTACAATGGAAGAGACTGAACCAACCAGACTCAACCCAAACAGGAGATATGAGGATCAGATGGTTCCAAGCattacttcttctttgatcagacctgaagaagacgaagagtcGTCTCTTAATTTGAGAAATTCAGTAGGAGATAGCAGAGCAGAGGTTCCAAGGAACATGGTTAACACCAACCAAGCTCAGCAGCGGAGAGCAGAACCGGCTTCAAACCAAGTCACTGCTATGATTCCAGAATTTAATATCAGAATTGTTGCAGAGAGCACTGAAGACTCAACAGCGGAATCTTCCAGCAGCggaaggagagaaagaagcGGAGGCATAGTCCCCGAGTGGTCTCCAGGGTACTCAGAGCAGTTCCCTAGTGAAGAAAATGGTATTGGAGGAGGAAGTACAACGTCTAGCTACTTGCAGAATCACCATGAAATACTGAACTGGAGACGGCTTTCACAAACCGG GTAA
- the APRL6 gene encoding APR-like 6 (APR-like 6 (APRL6); INVOLVED IN: cell redox homeostasis; LOCATED IN: endomembrane system; EXPRESSED IN: 23 plant structures; EXPRESSED DURING: 13 growth stages; CONTAINS InterPro DOMAIN/s: Thioredoxin fold (InterPro:IPR012335), Thioredoxin-like fold (InterPro:IPR012336), Thioredoxin domain (InterPro:IPR013766); BEST Arabidopsis thaliana protein match is: APR-like 4 (TAIR:AT1G34780.1); Has 764 Blast hits to 754 proteins in 163 species: Archae - 0; Bacteria - 4; Metazoa - 387; Fungi - 76; Plants - 204; Viruses - 0; Other Eukaryotes - 93 (source: NCBI BLink).) yields the protein MEKKLTLLLLVVVVLFVNLTNATVRVQICPRESAKDYILGFRDKSALHRPGFVTEGDDRWLQMAADMVDKKNKCDYAALLFYASWCPFSRLVRPSFDLMSLLYSSVPHFAIEESSVKASTLSKYGVHGFPTIILMNSTMLVVYRGSRTLDSLVAFYTDVTGIETMDERWVERNRLVPHFHAEPENCPFPWARRSPENLLRQETYLTLATVFVLLRLLHLISPTMVVFVKFTWGRVSNMRLGNPLEHTVTMYLKEPCMSSNLQEGAMNARAWASKSLATVSIAESSSSSRSVSASQ from the exons atggagaagaagctgactttgttgttgttggttgtGGTGGTTTTGTTCGTAAATCTAACAAACGCCACCGTTAGGGTTCAGATTTGTCCTAGAGAATCTGCAAAAGATTATATCTTAGGGTTTCGAGATAAGTCAGCCTTGCATCGTCCTGGTTTTGTCACTGAG GGAGATGATCGGTGGCTACAAATGGCTGCAGATATGGTTGATAAGAAGAATAAGTGTGACTATGCGGCTTTACTCTTCTATGCATCATGGTGTCCTTTCTCCAGATTAGTTAGACCAAGTTTTGATCTTATGTCTCTGTTATATTCATCGGTTCCACACTTTGCAATTGAGGAATCATCAGTTAAAGCTAG TACCTTGTCCAAGTATGGAGTTCATGGGTTTCCTACTATCATCCTTATGAATTCGACAATGCTCGTAGTTTACCGGGGATCGAGAACTCTTGATTCCCTTGTTGCCTTCTACACTGATGTTACGG GAATTGAAACGATGGATGAAAGATGGGTTGAGAGAAACAGATTAGTTCCTCATTTCCACGCAGAGCCAGAAAATTGCCCGTTCCCATGGGCAAGAAGATCACCCGAGAATCTGCTTCGCCAAGAGACTTATCTGACGCTTGCCACGGTGTTCGTCTTGTTGAGATTACTACACTTGATTTCCCCCACAATGGTTGTGTTCGTGAAATTCACTTGGGGACGGGTGTCAAACATGAGACTAGGGAACCCCTTGGAACATACTGTGACCATGTATCTTAAAGAACCTTGCATGAGTAGCAATTTGCAGGAAGGAGCCATGAATGCTAGAGCATGGGCTTCCAAGTCTTTGGCTACTGTCTCAATTGCAGAATCAAGCTCATCAAGCAGAAGTGTTTCAGCTTCACAGTGA
- a CDS encoding Ubiquitin carboxyl-terminal hydrolase family protein (Ubiquitin carboxyl-terminal hydrolase family protein; CONTAINS InterPro DOMAIN/s: RNA recognition domain, plant (InterPro:IPR021099); BEST Arabidopsis thaliana protein match is: Ubiquitin carboxyl-terminal hydrolase family protein (TAIR:AT4G01037.1); Has 405 Blast hits to 399 proteins in 16 species: Archae - 0; Bacteria - 0; Metazoa - 0; Fungi - 0; Plants - 405; Viruses - 0; Other Eukaryotes - 0 (source: NCBI BLink).), with the protein MAWLRFFSRTLKSLPQISSSSPNPNPNFRTSPFSTSFLITKTPDKLKKKRKKPESARTKSIQHESTKLPHLESLVSRDAHFRFLIRSKEFISKQPERILRLDDAGKLYRELGFPRGRKVTKFIPKHPLIFQTYRHSDGKIWLGFTEFMEDLLDEEKGLMESMELDRVNCVRKLLMMTKDKRILLSKIHHTRLLFGIPEDFRDRVAKYPDYFRVVTGGDGNRVLELVNWDTNLAVSELERLFMIDEDKAKRVFKFPVKHGKELELEEKDTRKLNLLNTFPLVSPYSDGWKLDVWSLEAEKYRVGIVHEFLNLTLEKRASIHHIVEFKDEFSLTRQTYQMLKKQSMSFYLAGTEMNWTVFLKDAYDENGVLVSKDPQVVFNEKLYKYADMQQMEQVG; encoded by the coding sequence ATGGCTTGGCTTCGTTTCTtctcaagaaccctaaaatctCTCCCCcaaatctcatcttcttccccaaaccctaaccctaatttcaGAACCTCACCTTTCTCAACCTCATTCCTCATCACGAAAACACcagacaaattaaaaaaaaagcgaaAAAAACCAGAATCCGCCAGAACCAAATCAATCCAACACGAATCAACCAAACTCCCACACTTGGAATCACTCGTTTCACGCGACGCACATTTCCGATTCCTAATCCGATCCAAAGAATTCATCTCAAAGCAACCGGAGCGAATCCTCCGACTAGACGACGCCGGAAAACTCTACCGCGAACTCGGATTCCCTCGCGGTCGTAAAGTTACGAAATTCATACCTAAACATCCTTTGATCTTTCAAACGTATAGACATAGCGATGGGAAGATTTGGTTAGGGTTTACGGAATTTATGGAGGATTTGTTAGATGAAGAGAAAGGTTTAATGGAATCAATGGAGTTAGATAGAGTTAATTGTGTTCGTAAGCTATTGATGATGACGAAAGATAAACGAATCCTGTTGAGTAAAATCCATCACACTCGATTGCTATTCGGTATTCCTGAAGATTTTCGAGACCGGGTTGCGAAATATCCGGATTATTTTCGGGTTGTTACGGGTGGAGATGGGAATAGAGTGCTTGAGTTAGTGAATTGGGACACGAATCTTGCGGTAAGTGAGCTCGAGAGACTGTTTATGATTGACGAAGATAAGGCGAAACGGGTGTTTAAGTTTCCGGTGAAGCATGGGAAGGAGTTGGAGTTGGAAGAGAAGGATACGAGGAAGCTGAATTTGTTGAATACGTTTCCTCTTGTTTCGCCGTATTCGGATGGTTGGAAGCTTGATGTTTGGAGTTTGGAAGCGGAGAAGTATCGCGTTGGGATTGTGCACGAGTTCTTGAACTTGACGTTGGAGAAGAGAGCTTCGATTCATCATATTGTGGAGTTTAAAGATGAGTTTAGTTTGACTAGACAGACTTATCagatgttgaagaagcagTCCATGAGTTTTTACTTGGCTGGTACTGAGATGAACTGGACTGTGTTTTTGAAGGATGCTTACGACGAGAATGGTGTTTTGGTTAGTAAAGATCCACAGGTTGTGTTTAATGAAAAGCTCTATAAGTATGCAGATATGCAGCAGATGGAGCAAGTTGGTTAA
- the EXO gene encoding Phosphate-responsive 1 family protein (EXORDIUM (EXO); FUNCTIONS IN: molecular_function unknown; INVOLVED IN: response to brassinosteroid stimulus; LOCATED IN: cell wall, plant-type cell wall; EXPRESSED IN: 21 plant structures; EXPRESSED DURING: 13 growth stages; CONTAINS InterPro DOMAIN/s: Phosphate-induced protein 1 (InterPro:IPR006766); BEST Arabidopsis thaliana protein match is: Phosphate-responsive 1 family protein (TAIR:AT1G35140.1); Has 398 Blast hits to 398 proteins in 24 species: Archae - 0; Bacteria - 2; Metazoa - 0; Fungi - 0; Plants - 396; Viruses - 0; Other Eukaryotes - 0 (source: NCBI BLink).) — protein MYLLVFKLFLFLSLLQISVSARNLASQEPNQFQLLKYHKGALLSGKISVNLIWYGKFKPSQRAIISDFITSLTHTSPTSKTLHQPSVATWWKTTEKYYKLATPSKNSSPLSLTLGKQIIDESCSLGKSLTDKKIQTLASKGDQRNAINVVLTSADVTVTGFGMSRCGTHGHARGLGKRGSKFAYIWVGNSETQCPGQCAWPFHAPVYGPQSPPLVAPNNDVGLDGMVINLASLLAGTATNPFGNGYYQGPQNAPLEAASACPGVYGKGAYPGYAGDLLVDTTTGGSFNAYGANGRKFLLPALYDPTTSACSTMV, from the coding sequence atgtatttgttagtgtttaaactctttctatttttgtctcttcttcaaatctcTGTCTCTGCTAGAAACCTAGCTTCACAAGAACCAAACCAGTTTCAACTACTCAAGTACCACAAAGGAGCTCTTCTCTCCGGCAAAATCTCCGTTAACCTAATCTGGTACGGCAAATTCAAACCATCTCAAAGAGCAATCATCTCCGACTTCATTACCTCACTCACACACACTTCTCCTACGTCCAAAACTCTCCACCAACCATCTGTTGCCACGTGGTGGAAAACCACAGAAAAATACTACAAACTCGCAACACCCAGCAAAAACTCATCACCTCTGTCTCTAACTCTCGGGAAACAAATCATCGACGAGTCTTGCTCTCTAGGAAAATCTTTAACCgataaaaagattcaaaccCTAGCTTCGAAAGGAGACCAACGCAACGCCATCAACGTCGTTTTGACTTCAGCTGACGTTACGGTTACAGGATTTGGTATGAGTCGTTGCGGGACTCACGGACACGCTCGTGGTTTAGGTAAACGTGGCTCCAAGTTTGCTTACATTTGGGTTGGAAACTCTGAGACACAATGTCCTGGTCAATGCGCGTGGCCTTTCCACGCGCCGGTGTACGGTCCACAGAGTCCACCACTAGTGGCACCAAACAATGACGTGGGACTCGATGGGATGGTTATTAACTTAGCTAGTCTTTTAGCTGGAACCGCAACGAACCCTTTTGGTAATGGTTACTATCAAGGTCCACAAAACGCACCGCTTGAAGCTGCTTCTGCTTGTCCTGGCGTTTATGGTAAAGGAGCTTATCCTGGTTACGCTGGAGATTTGCTTGTGGATACTACAACGGGAGGTAGTTTTAATGCGTATGGTGCAAACGGCAGGAAGTTTTTGCTTCCTGCTTTGTATGATCCTACGACGTCGGCTTGCTCTACTATGGTCTGA